In one Arachis duranensis cultivar V14167 chromosome 9, aradu.V14167.gnm2.J7QH, whole genome shotgun sequence genomic region, the following are encoded:
- the LOC107464678 gene encoding cytochrome P450 CYP82J17, with protein MDFLSLPTITILVALALFLIYNIWKINKSGDDETKKLQAPELPGALPLIGHLHLLGAKTPLARIFASLADKHGPIFQIHLGAYPALVICNKEAIKECFTTNDVVLASRPKSSHGIHLGYNFAGFGFAPYGPYWTKLRKLAMLELLSPRRIESLRHVYESEVDTLINDLLSYLGADSGVKVVISEWLERLTFNIIIKMIAGKRYFSYLKDADDEESHRIVKLVKEFMHISGELVPSDLIPIIGWLPVQGQVLKNMKRIAKDLDTIVGNWVEEHDVKIDDQKKKNYSSSEKQYFIDFMLSVIEDDPASGHTRDNIIKANIMNIMLAGSDTTSSTMTWILSLLLNNKHALKRAKDEIDLHVGKDKMVKASDIKNLVYLQAILKETLRLYPAGPLLVPHEAREDCYIHGYYVPKGTRVFANVWKLHRDPSIWAEPEKFSPERFINGNGELNEDQNFEYLPFGSGRRACPGSTFAIQVILITLARLIQKFDLEVPIKGEAIDMREGLGITLPKLTPLQIILTPR; from the exons ATGGATTTCCTTTCACTTCCTACAATAACAATTCTGGTAGCTTTAGCTCTATTTCTTATctacaacatatggaagatcAACAAAAGTGGTGATGATGAAACCAAGAAGCTTCAAGCACCAGAACTACCAGGTGCTTTACCTTTGATTGGTCACCTCCATTTACTAGGAGCCAAAACACCACTTGCAAGAATCTTTGCTTCTTTAGCGGATAAGCATGGCCCCATATTCCAAATCCATTTAGGAGCATACCCTGCCCTTGTAATTTGCAATAAGGAGGCAATCAAAGAGTGTTTCACTacaaacgacgtcgttttagcTTCGCGCCCAAAGTCAAGCCATGGAATTCACCTTGGTTACAACTTTGCAGGGTTTGGATTTGCTCCTTATGGCCCCTATTGGACCAAGTTGAGGAAGCTAGCCATGCTTGAACTTCTATCGCCGCGCCGCATCGAATCTTTGAGGCATGTTTATGAATCCGAGGTTGATACTTTGATCAATGATTTGTTGTCTTATCTTGGTGCGGATTCAGGGGTTAAGGTTGTCATAAGTGAGTGGTTGGAACGCCTCACATTCAATATAATCATAAAGATGATTGCCGGAAAGAG GTATTTTAGCTACTTGAAAGATGCAGACGATGAAGAATCACATAGAATTGTGAAGCTTGTAAAAGAGTTCATGCACATTTCTGGTGAGCTTGTTCCTTCAGATTTGATTCCAATTATTGGATGGTTACCAGTACAAGGGCAAGTGCTAAAGAACATGAAACGAATTGCAAAGGATTTGGATACAATTGTGGGAAATTGGGTTGAAGAGCATGATGTGAAGATTGatgatcaaaagaaaaagaactactCATCAAGTGAGAAACAATATTTCATTGACTTTATGCTTTCTGTTATTGAAGATGATCCTGCCTCTGGCCATACCCGGGACAATATCATCAAGGCAAATATTATG AATATAATGTTGGCGGGGTCAGACACAACGTCCAGCACAATGACATGGATCCTATCCCTTTTATTGAACAACAAACATGCTTTGAAGCGTGCAAAGGACGAAATTGACCTTCATGTGGGTAAAGACAAAATGGTAAAAGCATCCGACATAAAAAACCTAGTGTATTTACAAGCAATTTTGAAAGAAACTCTAAGATTATATCCAGCAGGGCCTCTATTAGTACCTCATGAGGCAAGAGAAGATTGTTACATTCATGGCTATTACGTACCAAAAGGGACACGTGTCTTTGCCAATGTATGGAAGCTACATAGAGATCCAAGCATTTGGGCAGAACCCGAGAAATTTTCACCGGAAAGATTTATTAATGGCAATGGAGAACTTAATGAAGATCAGAATTTCGAATACCTTCCATTTGGTTCAGGAAGAAGAGCTTGTCCTGGATCAACATTTGCCATTCAAGTGATTCTCATAACACTTGCTCGCTTGATTCAAAAGTTTGATTTGGAAGTTCCAATAAAGGGTGAGGCTATTGATATGAGAGAAGGGTTGGGCATAACCTTACCCAAGTTAACTCCCTTACAAATCATTTTGACCCCACGCTAA
- the LOC107464609 gene encoding ER lumen protein-retaining receptor: MGKKRGSEMNVLFGWLMKLSIKVKIFLGTLVALCALVALGFTIKDHEYFFVVAEAVHLAGTIVLLYKLFTKKTCSGLSLKTQEITALYLSGRLICGMLLRNVVGIYMYIMLDLVFLLSTLLTIWKIRFKLKSSYIKELDTVRVPFMVVSCAILAIIIHPRSSDFSFTNTLWAFCVYLEAISVFPQLRFMQNAKMVETFTGYYVFSLGISRFLALAQWIIQIYKTRGTYLFLLGSGNIWFLAALLAEMVQSFILADFCYYYIKSFKQGQLLRKMPI; the protein is encoded by the exons ATGGGAAAAAAGAGGGGATCCGAAATGAACGTTTTATTTGGATGGTTGATGAAGTTATCTATCAAAGTTAAAATCTttttgggaacattggttgcGCTTTGTGCTTTGGTGGCTCTAGGTTTTACCATCAAAGATCATGAATATTTCTTCGTAGTCGCTGAAGCTGTTCATCTTGCTGGGACTATTGTCCTCTTATACAAGCTCTTCACCAAGAAAACTTGCTCTG GTTTATCACTTAAAACCCAAGAGATCACAGCTTTGTACCTATCAGGAAGATTAATTTGTGGCATGCTGTTGAGAAATGTTGTTGGCATCTACATGTACATTATGCTAGACTTGGTATTTCTCTTGTCAACATTACTCACAATATGGAAGATAAGGTTCAAATTGAAGTCCTCCTATATTAAAGAGCTTGACACCGTACGAGTGCCTTTTATG GTGGTGAGTTGTGCAATCCTTGCGATAATAATCCACCCGCGTTCAAGTGATTTTTCTTTCACTAACACCCTTTGGGCATTCTGTGTGTACTTGGAAGCCATTTCAGTTTTCCCTCAACTTCGTTTCATGCAAAATGCAAAG ATGGTTGAAACATTTACAGGATACTATGTGTTTTCGCTTGGTATTTCAAGATTCTTGGCATTGGCTCAATGGATAATTCAG ATCTATAAGACTCGAGGAACATATCTATTTTTGCTAGGTAGTGGCAATATTTGGTTCTTGGCAGCCTTGCTAGCAGAAATGGTACAATCGTTTATTTTGGCTGATTTTTGTTACTATTACATAAAAAg CTTCAAACAAGGCCAACTTTTGAGGAAAATGCCAATTTAA
- the LOC107464637 gene encoding LOW QUALITY PROTEIN: uncharacterized protein LOC107464637 (The sequence of the model RefSeq protein was modified relative to this genomic sequence to represent the inferred CDS: substituted 2 bases at 2 genomic stop codons) yields MLLDKNVIHETHYEVLNVKEDSSYEEIRASYCSAILSIHADKLLKSSDASGSNQTSGDRFLKVQKAWKVLGDSSSCLFYDNELXSSSSRRDVXAVDVAEDLSLEDMMGEDDREALELFYQCRCGDYFSIDSLELHKMGYSLLRDESRISILNNDSLLGLLILPCGSCSLKARLVINMDGH; encoded by the coding sequence ATGCTTCTAGACAAGAATGTCATTCATGAAACGCATTATGAGGTTCTCAACGTCAAGGAAGATTCAAGTTATGAAGAAATCCGTGCTAGTTACTGCTCTGCCATACTCAGTATACATGCTGATAAGCTGTTGAAATCTTCTGATGCATCCGGCAGCAATCAAACTAGTGGAGATAGATTTCTCAAAGTACAAAAGGCGTGGAAAGTTCTTGGCGATTCAAGCTCTTGTTTATTTTATGATAATGAGCTTTGAAGTTCAAGTTCAAGGCGTGATGTCTAGGCTGTTGATGTTGCAGAAGATTTAAGCTTAGAGGATATGATGGGTGAAGATGACCGAGAAGCATTGGAACTGTTTTATCAGTGCAGATGTGGAGATTATTTCTCTATAGACTCATTGGAATTGCATAAAATGGGGTATTCCTTATTGAGGGATGAAAGTAGAATATCTATATTGAACAATGATTCTTTGCTAGGATTACTTATTCTTCCCTGCGGATCATGTTCTCTAAAAGCTCGTCTGGTAATCAATATGGATGGACATTGA
- the LOC110272339 gene encoding pentatricopeptide repeat-containing protein At4g01400, mitochondrial, giving the protein MTSPSLHRSFLRSTKTLITLSSHRIISFNFSQNPNQQSFYSSRSNSPFESPSRVQKLIASESDPLLAKEIFECASRHPNFRHSYSTYLILILKLGRSRQFSLVDDLVRRLKSESYPITPTLFSYLIRVYGEADLPDKALKTFYTMLRNGFKPLPKHLNRILAILVSHRNFVRPAFDLFRDAHRHGVSSNTQSYNILMRAFCLNGDVSIAYHLFNKMFKRDIVPDIECYRILMQAMCRKSQVNGAMDLLEDMLNKGFVPDSLTYTTLLNSLCRKKKLREAYKLLCRMKIKGCNPDIVHYNTVILGFCREGRAHDACKVIVDMQNNGCLPNLVSYRTLVGGLCDKGMLDEANNYMKEMLSKGFSPHFAVIHGLVKGFCNVGKIKEACGVLTKSLEHGEASHMDTWAIIIPLICEVDDGVRCRDVLEQVLKIEITSHTRIVDAGIGLENYLIRKIRANPRAS; this is encoded by the coding sequence ATGACCTCACCGAGTCTGCACAGATCATTTCTCCGCTCCACCAAAACCCTAATCACCCTGTCCTCTCACCGCATCATCTCCTTcaatttttcacaaaacccaaACCAACAATCTTTCTATTCTTCTCGCTCCAATTCCCCATTTGAGTCTCCATCTAGAGTCCAAAAGCTCATAGCTTCCGAATCGGACCCTCTTCTCGCCAAAGAAATCTTCGAATGCGCCTCTCGCCATCCCAACTTTCGCCATTCTTACTCTACCTACCTCATTCTCATCCTCAAATTGGGCCGCTCAAGGCAATTCTCCCTTGTCGATGACCTTGTTCGCCGCCTCAAATCCGAATCCTACCCAATCACTCCTACCCTGTTCTCCTACTTGATCAGAGTCTATGGCGAAGCTGATTTACCCGACAAGGCCCTCAAAACCTTCTACACTATGCTTCGAAACGGTTTCAAACCTTTGCCCAAACACCTCAACCGCATTCTTGCGATTCTTGTATCCCACCGCAACTTTGTTCGACCTGCATTCGATCTCTTCAGGGATGCTCATAGGCACGGTGTGTCATCCAATACTCAGTCCTACAATATTCTCATGCGGGCTTTCTGTTTGAATGGAGATGTTAGCATTGCCTACCACCTGTTCAACAAAATGTTTAAGAGAGATATTGTTCCTGATATCGAGTGTTACCGGATTCTGATGCAAGCGATGTGTAGGAAGAGTCAAGTGAATGGAGCTATGGATTTGTTGGAGGATATGTTGAACAAAGGGTTTGTTCCTGATTCTTTGACTTACACCACTTTGTTGAACAGTTTGTGTAGGAAGAAGAAGCTTAGAGAAGCTTACAAGCTTCTTTGTAGGATGAAGATCAAAGGGTGCAATCCTGACATAGTTCATTATAATACTGTTATATTGGGGTTCTGCAGGGAAGGGCGCGCCCATGATGCTTGTAAAGTTATTGTTGATATGCAGAACAATGGGTGCTTGCCTAATCTTGTGTCATATCGAACTTTGGTTGGTGGGTTATGTGACAAAGGAATGCTTGATGAGGCAAATAACTATATGAAGGAGATGCTGTCTAAAGGTTTTTCTCCGCATTTTGCTGTTATTCATGGCCTAGTAAAGGGTTTCTGCAATGTTGGTAAGATTAAGGAAGCTTGTGGAGTTCTAACCAAATCGCTTGAGCATGGGGAAGCTTCTCATATGGATACCTGGGCGATCATAATACCTTTAATATGTGAAGTGGACGATGGTGTGAGGTGCAGAGATGTTTTGGAGCAAGTTCTCAAGATTGAAATAACAAGTCATACTAGAATAGTGGATGCTGGCATTGGTTTGGAGAACTACTTAATTAGGAAGATACGAGCCAATCCAAGAGCATCTTAA